TCAGATATTTATTCTTTGTGTAGCAGGCAGAACCACACCTGTGTAACAGGGACCACTTTGTCTACAGGAGGACCGAGAATATAGTCAGACATTAGAGATAGGTGTGTGGTTAAAAATAGCTTTTATTGTCATCATACCGGGTGTATACAGTTACCTTGGGAAAAATGCAAGAATACCTAGTtttattattgtcttttttaCATCAAAGTAATCAGGGACAAAATTGAAGGGTACACGTGCAGCCTTCAGGAAGGTAATAATTAACGGGTAGTAATGGTAtcaaaaatgttaaagaaactttatttctttattgtaaatgtttatatatatatatatatatatatatatggtggaATATTACATAATGGTTTCCTGATAAAAAGCCAACCAGGAACTAATGAACCTTCTTATTGGCAGTGCGCATATGTGCCCGATAGTCTCGCAGgcagcaccacagcagctcTCGCTCATCCTCGCTCTGTTTTATTGCACCGTCATGCACCGTCTCTTTAACGTTCCGGATGATACTGTAACGTCATAAACGGCTGACTTTGCTGCTGAAACCGAGGCTGTATCACTTCCTGATAAACCCTAGCGACCAGAAGAAGAACTGCGTGTCTTTCTggctggaagaggaggaggaggaggttgaGGAGAAAAACTGACACGTGGATTATTCCTTTCGAGGCATCAGGAAAGAAACACACTCCCTCCTCTAGCTTAGTTCTGCGACCATTGCCCGTGTGCCCGTGAGTTTAGCCTTACTGGTAATGGAAGTAAACATGAAAAGAGCGTGATATGACCGCGGGGACGCTTTTTATTCGCCCATCTCTGAACGATTACTTTTCTCACAGACAGACCGGAAAGACTGTGAAAGTAAATAACCGGCGCGGTTGAGAAGAGGCTGCCGTCACCTCGCGTTGAATGGCAGTTATTCAAAAATATGGCAAGAGCTATGGTCCAGATTTGGTCTGTCACAAGGACAGCCATCCGGCTGACAAGATCGGAACACCTGGATGTCACAAGAAGTGGCCTGAACACAACTGGTCGAGGTAAGATTTTAAACCCCAGGAGAGACTCAACTGTGATGACTGTTTGACGTCACACTTTAGCTGTTAGATTTCCCAAGAGGCTCCTATAATAACTTAATTCACTTTTAATCAGAAACTATTGATGAATGTATTGACTTTTGATCCTGTAGCCCTCAAGGTCGTGCATCACAGCCATCTATTTGCATTTTCTAAGTACTTTTGTATTTGGTAGTGACACGTTTCCTACTGGACTTTTTATGGTCTACaagttttataaaagaaagTAAGTCATGCTGTCTTGAGAAAAGCTGAATTGTCATGAAATGCCATGAAGTTATAATGATGAACCCTCTCTATTTGGGCATGTGGCCTATAATCGTAACCATAATTGGCTCATTCTTTTACCCTTTTAATCCCCTGTTGTTTACTAAAGGGGGTTTCATCATTTAGATAAGACATTCCTTCAAAACTGGTTCTAAGTCCAAAGATTGTATATGTTCCTGTGCAGGCCTGTGGCGAGGGTATGGACAGCTGTCCTGCTGCTTGGGACCTGCCTCCTCTACTGCGCCCGTGTTGCGATGCCCATCTGTGCCGTCAGCATGGCAGAGAAGTTCAGCTGGAGCAAGAGGGAGTCTGGCATGGTGCTGGGCAGTTTCTTCTGGGGGTACTGCTTCACCCAGGTGTTTGGAGGCTACGTCAGTGACCGGTGAGAAACACTAGTTATGCTGTGAGGCAGCTGTGGCTTTACCGTTGAGCCTTGTGTCTACACATATCTGTTCTGACAGCTGTTCTCATGATAACATTAGACTTGACATCCGTTTTAGCTTCCTGCTAGTCAATAGTTTTCTAAGGTCCTTAACCTGGAGTCATCACTGGCTGTGACCAAACTCTATGGCAGTGACGCAAATAAGTTCAGTAATGTTTGTCAAGTCTGGAGAGATAACAAAAAAACCTGGACATTTTCATTGCATTATTATAACTGTAGGCGAACAGTGTGTTTGAAGAGTTTTATTCAGTTCTGAAATGAAACCAAaaactataatttaaaatatctaGAGTGCAAATtcactgatatatatatatatatatatatatatatatatatatatatatatatatatatttggctGGATTTAttcagtagtttttaaattaaatttattttgccaggagatttaaaacaaaagaaacctgGCCAAGTTAGCAGTCTTGCCAACTCACAGCATATAAAAAATACAGCACATAAAACATAGATGGTATGACTTTCAGTATAAAGTATTTGTCACAAGATCAACCACATAAATTCATCACCAATCATTACAAGAAAATACTGCGTTACAAGTCCCACTAAAGCTCAAAGCTGAGCAAAGTTTCACTTTCAGGGATGTTATATTATCTGTGTCCctgcctgtttgttttttgtgagcACAGAGTGGGAGGTGAGAAGGTCCTCCTGCTGTCTGCAGCTGCCTGGGGGTCAATGACAGCCTTCACCCCCATCCTGGCCCACCTCTGCTCCCAGCCCATACTCTCCATGACACTGGCCCGCTTCCTTATGGGCCTGTTACAAGGTGAGATGTGCTTAGATGAGTCATCACTTGAGATTAAATCAGTGAAGTGAAAGATCCAGACCACATTAAAGTTGCCCTGTTTCTTTTCCTTCCCAAAGAAACCTTCTCTGAACATCACACTTGTTGTTAGGAGAGCTCCTTGTTATGCCTTGTTAGGCGTTTACAAGAAATTATTCAGGTGTTATCTGTATTCTGTCTGATTATTAGATACAGACACACGTGCATAAAATCACACAAGTTAAAGtttatatagaaataaaaatttttaagtgtttctttttaaattcttcttGATTTTAGGGGTTCACTACCCTTCTTTGGCAAGTCTATGCTCACAAAAGGTGGTGGAAAGTGAAAGAGGCTTCCTCATGAGCACTGTTGGTAGTGGCTCCTATCTGGGGTGAGTTTAATGCTCTACAGTAAATGGAGActggtgagattttttttttaaattacctttagaaaataaaataaatcttaatgTGGCCACTATGTGTGTTATAAGCCTAAAATTTCTTTTCAGTCCCTGCTGGTGTTTAGAAATAGTGATTGAAGCCGTCTATAtccaaatgtttaaatgttgtatACATGTTTCTAATgttgaaacattttctgttaattttttagCACACTGGTGATTGGAGGAGCCGGCTCCCTCATGCTGGATTTGTATGGCTGGGAGAGTGTTTTTTATGTCTCTGGTCTCCTGTCAGTCTTGTGGGCCTACTGCATGTGGAAATATCTACTAAAAGGAGAAGGCAAGAGAAGCTTTAGCCATATCAACAGTGTATGCGGCATTATTCTAAGCTCCTATCTTGTGCCTGCTTATTTGTGTACTGTCACCTGTGTTTGCAGGGCCAATAATCACATTGGAGTCCCTGGGCAGTGGTGGGACCCAGACCAAAATTACCAAAAGACATTGGTTACGACTTCTCAAACAACCTGCAGTCTGGTGAGATGATTAGAAAgcctctatgtgtgtgtgaaaaaatgTGCCAATTTCTaggttgtgtgtgtatttggagGACTACTTCTACATTTTGTCTACATCCTTCTAGTCACTCCTTATGTCACAAATATTTATGCACTGCAATGTAACTAATATCTATCTTTAGTGACATGAAGGGTTTTTTATGCATCTTATCGACCTCTAGAGTAACAGCTTAGATGATAACTTGATGGTTGTGGGTTTGTAATATTATTACACTGTTATATGATTTCACAGCCTACTTGTGTAAGTCAGTATATAATGACAATAGATGTTAAACAAGCACCACGGACACAAGCTTCTGTCAAATCAGTTTGCTGCCGTTTTAAACAAATGAGACATTGTTCATATAACTGAGCAGCCTTTGATAAAAGGAGCAGCCCTGCACTTATATGTAACTGTATCTCTCTTTACTCCCTGACAAGCGCTGTGATAGTGACGCACCTTTGCACAGCGAGCACTTTTTTCACTCTTTTGTCGTGGCTGCCAACATTCTTTAAAGACACTTTCCCCGATGCCAAGGTATCTAAACATCCCCTCCtccttccccccccccccccccaagttTTTATGTTCCTTACCATGGCTTTCAACATTGTTGAAAGACAGAAATTCAGctgtatacattttaaaagctaGAAAATGTGTTGTCCCCTCCAGGGCTGGGTGTTTAATGTCATTCCGTGGTTGGTGGCCATACCCTCTTCTCTCTTCAGTGGCTGCCTGTCTGACCACCTCATTAGTCAAGGTAAGCAGCCtcagttatcaaagttattttaaaatatattttattgaaaaaGCAGCTGCATATTGTGTCTTGATCTCCTCAGGTTTTGATACAGCTTCAGTGAGGAAGTTGATGCAGGTATGATATTTGCATATAGTTTGTTTAGTCTGTGAACTTCCTTCTTGTTGCACAGTACACAAATGTCCTCCTTACACCTGtacatttttaacttgttccatttttaagtgtttcatGTGCATTCATCTCTGTGTCAGTTTTTCTCCATGGGTATGTCCAGTGTGTTTACCCTCCTTCTGTGTGGCAACACCACCTTCCCCTGGGCTGTAGCATTTGTGTCGGCCACCATGGGCCTCACCACCTTCAGTCACAGGTACTGACACCCACTCTTGTCTTCACACTGTATCTCAGGGCTTGTTTATTATCCTTTCAGATTCAAATGTGATGTTCCATTAGGGTCTGTTtctcagttttatgtttttaagtttcATCTCGGGATACCATTTCAAatattacttttgttttcattaacaaCAGCACAAAGCAGCTACTTGGACAATTAAAGTGCTCACACCACCTCTTCTACTAACAAATCTGCTTTAATACAAAAAGTCCCAAATTATGCTGTTGGGACTAAGCTTAACCGGGGTGGGCTTGGCAGGTGTCAGCTTTCATTGGGCATGCAGTTTGTTAAATAGTAATTGGACCCACTCTTTGCCTTTGAGTGATTGAATTTCTCTGTTGTAAACCTCTTGGCAATAACAAAGTCACAGAgagttttatttgttaatgaaaGGTTCAAACCTGCTAAGATAATTGATTAAACTCTACTTTTGTTCTAATATTACTAAATAATGCCCACTATTGTTCTGGAAAACATGAATAccattaataaatcatttattgTGGACAATTTTCATGTCCAGATTAATGCATATTGGACATGCTTATTAGTGCCCTGTATTTATGATATGTCTAATAGTGGGTCTCAGTTAGACATTTAAATACTTGTCACAAGAATATTATTATTTCAAGGCTGTTTTTCAAAGCATTTGTccatttatattaatataagGCTAAATAAATGGACAGCCAATTagaggacaagttaaaaaactaTTGTTGGGCAACAAGTGTTTAAGCAgaatagaaaaacagaagaatgtGGCTGAAAGTTTTACGCAAACTCATCAGACATGTGGATGGTGTATGACCATGTGATTTGTTGTACGtttcttatttactttttttgtctttgttgtttaGTTGCCTACAGTCTTttcattgtgtatttttttaaatgcatattaGTGAACAGGCAACAATGCTGTTAGTACTCCAAGTTAATGGTCATAGCTCAATGTTACACTATGATATAACTAAAAACTTAGATAGGCAAAAAGTCTGTAAACGTCAACTTCACCCCTCCTTAATTTTTGTTCTAAGCCCCTCACTGGATGAAGCATTATGCCTTTGCTTCATCTGCCACATAAATAAAAGCCTGAATCAACCGCAGGTTCAGCTGTGAGCCTTTAGCTACAGTTATGCAAGAGTAAATTGTCACCGTCACTCAGCAAAGCTGCTCATAAACAGCGACATGCTCAGCATAACAGACTGCACCTAACATGTTATAGCATCTTCAGATAATAAAGGAAAGTAAGTGGGCAAGTCAGAGTCACAAGCTTGGAGTAAAAGTACTTTCTACAGATAACATCAGTTTACTGTTGAACACCAGATGAAGATGCAcaagaatatttaaaatttatatttctaaaaaatCCTGTAattgaaaagaaatgtcttCTGTTACAAGTTTGAATTTCTAAAACCTTGGCAACAATGAAAAGACAGGAGGTAGAGTAGTCTGTCTTCCTCTCAGGCCATTTCAGTTACAATATGCAAAGGCTATTTTGCAACTTTTGTCTGTGTAAAAATTAGTTTAATACCTTAGCTTACAGTTTCATATGACTATAAAAAACATCAGATCTTCCACAAGTCAAATAACAGTCAAGACATGTATCAGATTatgtacaacagggttttgagtttttaccataaaatgatgca
This region of Melanotaenia boesemani isolate fMelBoe1 chromosome 13, fMelBoe1.pri, whole genome shotgun sequence genomic DNA includes:
- the slc17a9b gene encoding solute carrier family 17 member 9b; this translates as MAVIQKYGKSYGPDLVCHKDSHPADKIGTPGCHKKWPEHNWSRPVARVWTAVLLLGTCLLYCARVAMPICAVSMAEKFSWSKRESGMVLGSFFWGYCFTQVFGGYVSDRVGGEKVLLLSAAAWGSMTAFTPILAHLCSQPILSMTLARFLMGLLQGVHYPSLASLCSQKVVESERGFLMSTVGSGSYLGTLVIGGAGSLMLDLYGWESVFYVSGLLSVLWAYCMWKYLLKGEGPIITLESLGSGGTQTKITKRHWLRLLKQPAVCAVIVTHLCTASTFFTLLSWLPTFFKDTFPDAKGWVFNVIPWLVAIPSSLFSGCLSDHLISQGFDTASVRKLMQFFSMGMSSVFTLLLCGNTTFPWAVAFVSATMGLTTFSHSGVSVNVQDLAPSCAGALFGVMNTCGAFSGVLMVYFSGYLIEATGSWASVFALITTVNLLGLFIFLAYAEARRVDIDSSKVRHNIHI